In the Glycine max cultivar Williams 82 chromosome 6, Glycine_max_v4.0, whole genome shotgun sequence genome, TTTCTGGAGTGCTTCCTCACTATAGGAAGGAACTATCTCATACCCCTTAATCTGAGCCACTGGGGAGGCTGCTATGGTTGTGTTACAAGTTCCATCAACTCCCTTGTACGGGTAGTTAGTCTCACTAGTGATTCCACCGTTTTTAATAATGAATTCAAACCCATCTTCCATGAAACCTCCTTCACATCCATCATCCACACTATCACAATCCACTAACTCTTGCTCTGAAAGGGACACTAGGTTTCCTGTACTTATTTGGTGGATACCCTCAGTTGCAGCTATAGTTGAAAATGCCCAGCAACTCCctataatttttcaaacaaaactAACTGATTAACCCATATATCTTTTCAAATTAAGGCACATGCAAAATAATAACAGTAAAGCTTAAATGTGGTTTTAGGCATTaaaaatttggatttttttaaaacaatatataactATATGATCCTAgtaataatttcatatatttgaAAAGTGACAATTAATAGTGTGCTTAAATTTCATACATAgtgagaaataattaattatgcttTCTTGGTAGAGCTAGTAAATAatgatttctattttttcatgaCCATGATTTTTTAGgctataattgatttttttgtgttaTCCAAACATAAAGTAAAACGAGATGAAGGAAATAATGAAGAAGATGGAGCATAATGAAGTACTTATATGGTGTTATTTGTCTTACCACATTGATCACCTTGGTCTTTGATTGGAGTAACAGCTCCTTTTACCCTCCAGTCTATAGCTTCAGGAATATCGGTCACGTTTTCATACTTAAATCCATTTAACTTAAATGTTGTTGTGCTAAACTCGTAGGTCCTCTTCAATCCATTACGTGAATCCTTGAATTCCTCAAGTGTGAGATCAGCAAGGTGATTAACACCAAGCTTGTAAGGTTTGTTGCCAGCAGCATTGAATGATTCAATGAACTCCACATTGTCCTTGAATATCTGGAAACGTTTTTCCTTCTCTGCAGCATCCTTATACATTTTTCCATATTCTGCCATCCAATTTTCATGTCTTTCTCGCAAGGCTGTTTGATGCAGCTTGCGGGGCATCACTTGGGAAATCCCAACTGCAAGGAAAAGGAATAGGGCTAACATGTGTTGCTTTTGGCCAGTGAAAGCCATTTCTTAATTA is a window encoding:
- the LOC100807934 gene encoding zingipain-2, with translation MAFTGQKQHMLALFLFLAVGISQVMPRKLHQTALRERHENWMAEYGKMYKDAAEKEKRFQIFKDNVEFIESFNAAGNKPYKLGVNHLADLTLEEFKDSRNGLKRTYEFSTTTFKLNGFKYENVTDIPEAIDWRVKGAVTPIKDQGDQCGSCWAFSTIAATEGIHQISTGNLVSLSEQELVDCDSVDDGCEGGFMEDGFEFIIKNGGITSETNYPYKGVDGTCNTTIAASPVAQIKGYEIVPSYSEEALQKAVANQPVSVSIHATNATFMFYSSGIYNGECGTDLDHGVTAVGYGTENGTDYWIVKNSWGTQWGEKGYIRMHRGIAAKHGICGIALDSSYPTA